GCCGGCAGGTGGGTGTCGGTCCAGCCGAGGTTTCCGATCAAGCCTTCCAAGTAGGCGCGGTGGCCTTTCAAAGTCCGACCCACCAAGGCCAGGAATTCCCAGGGATGCCCCAAGATAAAGCTTAAGCTTCCATGCCGGTGATCCTGGCCGGCCGTCAGGACCTGGTCGACTTTCCCGCTTTGGAGGTTCCAGAGGAAGTTGACTCCCCAGCTCGAAAGCAAAAGCAGCGCAAAAACGGCGCCATAGCGAAGCTCCGAGCCGACCCGACGCACTGGAACCAAGAGATAGAGTAGGACGAGCGGGAAATAGAGGAATTTGGCCAAGGAGGCCAAGATGCCTTGAACCAGCATCGCCGCCAGTTTCGCGAAGCGAATGACCGCGGAGCCATAGCCGAGGGAGAGGAAAGTGGAAATCAGCAGGAAGCACATCCCATTGGTGAAGGCGTCGTAGGAAAGCGAGGCGGCCTGATAGAGGCCCATCGGGCTCAAGGCCGCGAAGAAGAACAGCCATCGGTAAAAAGGAAGCTGGCGGATGGCGAGGTAGACCAAGGCGATCCAGAAGAGCAAATTGAACAGCCGACCCATGTACATCAAGCCGACCGCCGGAAACCCGAGTTGCCGGCCGAGAAACATTCCCAGGCCCTGCGGGAGGTTCGGGAAAAAGCTCGTGCCGGTCGAACCATGAAAGTTCCGGTGTTCCGGGCTCAGCGGGATCTTCCACGCGGCCAATAGCTGATCGAGGCTGGTCTTGTTGGCCGGCCGAAAGGGCAAAAACTCGAATCGGCTGTGCACCGTCACCAGGCTCTGGGGGATCGCAGCCGAGCGCGGGAGCGCTTCGGAAACCTGGTAGGAGCGAAAGCCGTGGCGGATCTCGTCGGGACCTTGAAAAGGCGGGTTGGCGAAGACGAAGAAAACGCCGAAAAGCAAGGCATAGCCCAAAAACCAACGCTCGACCCGGCGCGGAGCCTCCGGCAAGGTCCAAGCCTCCACCGCCTTCGAGGCTTGGTGAAGCAAAAGCAGCCCCAGGCAGGCCACCGCCGGCGCCAATGGCCAGTGAGCGGCATCCATCCAATCGAAGCCTCGTAAATCCCCTTCGCAGGCCTGGAACACCGAAACGGCGATGAGCCCCGAAAAAACGAAGAGCCAAAAATCACCGGACTTCGGAGCGCCGGCGCGCAGCCGATTCCACGCGACGATCGGCGCGGTCAGCAGCAGCGAGAACAGCAAGAAGCCGGCCGCCCAGCCATAGACTCGCGGCATCGCCTCGAGAACCCGCGGCCGCAATCCGGGACTTTGGAAATCAAAGCCTGCCGCTAGCAGGTCGAGCTCCTCCGCCGGCATCCAGGCCAGGGCCACTTCCTGGAAGATCCGCCGCTCGCCGCTGACATCGAGATAGACGAAGGCACCGGGGTCGAGCCTCGAATCGGCGTCGATCTGCCAATCGGATTTGGTGGATGAATACCGAAGAGTCCGAACCGAAGGCGGCCGATTCCCCGCCATGTCTTCGAAAAGCTCCTCGCGGGCCGCCGCATCCTGGAATCGGACCAGCTCATCGCTCCGCAGGGTCGACACTTTTTGCAGGGCGAAGCGGCCATAGTGGATTTGATTCAAGGTCCGGACCGAAAGGTCGAAGATCAAGGTCGGCCCCACCAAGAGGCCCAGGACCGGCAAGATCCATAACAGCCGGCGGCCCCAAGAGTGGCCGGGCGGCTGGAGGCCAAGCTCCCAGAGGATCATCCAAGCCAGCAACAAGCCCGGAA
This sequence is a window from bacterium. Protein-coding genes within it:
- a CDS encoding DUF2142 domain-containing protein is translated as MRGSSWKTWAYCVAAAGFKIWLVAPQAISLGTKNSLQWLYLVVGQELSQGHWLGSSPRMAMRFSPGYSCWISFNHLLDIPLRLGVEALLILAAFVFLLALRRARVPDFLSCLLFTLIVFDPATLALFQKVSPQTLTWPLILLAAGGYFLSTYAEKPASKALLGLLAGLSLAAYWLSQSSGLVPGLLLAWMILWELGLQPPGHSWGRRLLWILPVLGLLVGPTLIFDLSVRTLNQIHYGRFALQKVSTLRSDELVRFQDAAAREELFEDMAGNRPPSVRTLRYSSTKSDWQIDADSRLDPGAFVYLDVSGERRIFQEVALAWMPAEELDLLAAGFDFQSPGLRPRVLEAMPRVYGWAAGFLLFSLLLTAPIVAWNRLRAGAPKSGDFWLFVFSGLIAVSVFQACEGDLRGFDWMDAAHWPLAPAVACLGLLLLHQASKAVEAWTLPEAPRRVERWFLGYALLFGVFFVFANPPFQGPDEIRHGFRSYQVSEALPRSAAIPQSLVTVHSRFEFLPFRPANKTSLDQLLAAWKIPLSPEHRNFHGSTGTSFFPNLPQGLGMFLGRQLGFPAVGLMYMGRLFNLLFWIALVYLAIRQLPFYRWLFFFAALSPMGLYQAASLSYDAFTNGMCFLLISTFLSLGYGSAVIRFAKLAAMLVQGILASLAKFLYFPLVLLYLLVPVRRVGSELRYGAVFALLLLSSWGVNFLWNLQSGKVDQVLTAGQDHRHGSLSFILGHPWEFLALVGRTLKGHRAYLEGLIGNLGWTDTHLPAGLLFLYAIGFLLIALWDNRPGIRLGVWPRLLALAVVSLVGLALFAFFYLTWSPLEASTILGLQGRYFIPVVPALALVFYWNRGEGRRLPALDALVPWLSALVLGVAGAVLLVRYYPL